A single window of Streptomyces diastaticus subsp. diastaticus DNA harbors:
- a CDS encoding PQQ-binding-like beta-propeller repeat protein, producing the protein MSGTTTGGTSRRRVLRLAGGGLALAALGAGAAGCREDGVDEAGSGGSGGTEPAGSGKPSSDGGDGGGSGKGPKPLWTESVPAQTYGDNDELVAVAGMVIASGSPLKALDAATGKERWSLPEGATPGAPLLVAGDTLYLASGKYDGTVAGYSPATGEETWRGRLGKGYRQPRPVAVDDRQVYVVAEILEEDNSSHTNVIAAFDSGSGKLVWSEQRDLGTEQNGIHAAVEGRHLVYTDFKKNLTVRDTATGRQVWTQKTDKTNYGFFTVHAGLVIVPQGDRLQAYALADGAREWSLKATRFTTFKEPSVVDGVLYIADSGRTVRAVAPGSGKEIWRSEALAEAGFQVPRQYVKAGDVVYAATDLDKDGGVAALDAGSGKVRWTFNDGSGDHHAWLVATDGERVFALHGKKLHALPA; encoded by the coding sequence ATGAGCGGCACGACGACGGGCGGGACCTCCAGACGGCGGGTGCTGCGGCTGGCCGGGGGCGGCCTCGCGCTGGCCGCCCTGGGGGCCGGGGCGGCGGGCTGCCGCGAGGACGGGGTGGACGAGGCGGGCTCCGGGGGTTCCGGCGGCACGGAGCCGGCCGGGAGCGGAAAGCCTTCCTCGGACGGCGGGGACGGGGGCGGGAGCGGCAAGGGGCCGAAGCCCTTGTGGACGGAGTCGGTCCCCGCCCAGACCTACGGCGACAACGACGAACTCGTCGCCGTGGCAGGCATGGTGATCGCCAGTGGTTCGCCGCTGAAGGCCCTGGACGCCGCCACCGGCAAGGAGCGGTGGTCGCTGCCGGAGGGCGCGACGCCCGGCGCCCCGCTGCTCGTCGCGGGCGACACCCTGTACCTGGCCAGCGGCAAGTACGACGGCACGGTCGCCGGTTACTCCCCGGCGACCGGCGAGGAGACCTGGCGGGGACGGCTCGGCAAGGGCTACCGGCAGCCGCGGCCCGTCGCGGTCGACGACCGGCAGGTGTACGTGGTCGCCGAGATCCTGGAGGAGGACAACTCCTCGCACACCAACGTCATCGCGGCGTTCGACAGCGGCTCGGGCAAGCTCGTCTGGAGCGAGCAGCGCGACCTGGGGACCGAGCAGAACGGCATCCACGCCGCCGTCGAGGGCCGCCACCTCGTCTACACCGACTTCAAGAAGAACCTGACCGTGCGCGACACCGCCACCGGGCGGCAGGTGTGGACGCAGAAGACCGACAAGACGAACTACGGCTTCTTCACGGTCCACGCGGGGCTGGTGATCGTCCCCCAGGGCGACCGGCTCCAGGCGTACGCACTCGCCGACGGCGCCCGCGAGTGGTCGCTGAAGGCCACCCGCTTCACCACGTTCAAGGAACCGTCCGTGGTGGACGGCGTGCTCTACATCGCCGACAGCGGAAGGACGGTACGGGCCGTCGCCCCGGGGAGCGGCAAGGAGATCTGGCGGTCCGAGGCGCTGGCCGAGGCCGGCTTCCAGGTCCCGAGGCAGTACGTCAAGGCGGGCGACGTCGTCTACGCCGCCACCGACCTGGACAAGGACGGCGGTGTGGCCGCCCTCGACGCCGGCTCGGGCAAGGTGCGCTGGACCTTCAACGACGGCTCGGGCGACCACCACGCCTGGCTGGTGGCCACCGACGGTGAGCGGGTCTTCGCCCTGCACGGCAAGAAACTGCACGCGCTGCCCGCGTAG
- a CDS encoding DUF4333 domain-containing protein, whose amino-acid sequence MAAGAVAVLLATGCSASVSATGSVSKEEVAKRASAALGEKVGRVPDSVTCEDDLKAEKGATVRCELAVDGEKQGLTATTASVGGGKAEIDFKVDDGPGAGTSAAPEPTGPPNAGAGAPAVDKAEVARQGKAALAARTGRQPDALACQEDLPARVGATVRCQLAADGEQYGVTVTAKSVDGDDVRMDFAVDDSPGG is encoded by the coding sequence ATCGCGGCGGGAGCCGTCGCCGTGCTGCTCGCCACCGGATGCTCGGCGAGCGTGAGTGCCACGGGCTCGGTCAGCAAGGAAGAGGTCGCGAAGCGGGCCTCGGCGGCACTCGGGGAGAAGGTCGGCCGCGTGCCCGACTCGGTCACCTGCGAGGACGACCTCAAGGCCGAGAAGGGCGCCACCGTGCGCTGCGAACTGGCGGTCGACGGCGAGAAACAGGGTTTGACCGCCACCACGGCCTCGGTCGGGGGAGGCAAGGCCGAGATCGACTTCAAGGTGGACGACGGTCCGGGTGCGGGCACGTCCGCCGCGCCGGAGCCCACCGGTCCGCCGAACGCGGGGGCCGGGGCGCCCGCCGTCGACAAGGCCGAGGTCGCTCGCCAGGGCAAGGCGGCCCTGGCCGCGCGGACCGGCCGGCAGCCCGACGCCCTGGCCTGCCAGGAGGACCTGCCGGCCCGCGTGGGCGCGACCGTGCGCTGCCAACTGGCCGCGGACGGCGAGCAGTACGGTGTGACGGTCACCGCGAAGTCGGTCGACGGCGACGACGTCCGGATGGACTTCGCGGTGGACGACTCCCCGGGCGGCTGA
- a CDS encoding ATP/GTP-binding protein translates to MRRYILTGTPGAGKTTVLRALAARGHRTVGEAATAVIAREQAQGVREPWTDPGFLTRVTAEQRAREARADAAPDPAGLCFLDRSPVCMHALAAYLGHPVPPDLTAELGRITAAGRYEPHVFLLRPLGFLELTAARRITYEESLAFEKLHEESYRRFGFRLVEVAPATVEERVERILAEVGER, encoded by the coding sequence ATGCGGCGCTACATCCTCACGGGCACCCCCGGAGCGGGCAAGACCACCGTCCTGCGGGCGCTGGCGGCCCGCGGCCACCGGACCGTCGGCGAGGCGGCCACCGCCGTCATCGCCCGCGAGCAGGCCCAAGGCGTCCGGGAGCCGTGGACCGACCCCGGCTTCCTCACCCGGGTCACCGCCGAGCAACGCGCCCGCGAGGCGCGGGCCGACGCGGCGCCGGACCCGGCCGGTCTCTGCTTCCTCGACCGCTCCCCGGTCTGCATGCACGCCCTCGCGGCCTACCTCGGCCACCCCGTCCCGCCCGACCTCACCGCCGAACTCGGCCGCATCACCGCCGCCGGCCGCTACGAGCCCCACGTCTTCCTGCTCCGCCCCCTCGGCTTCCTGGAACTCACCGCGGCCCGCCGCATCACCTACGAGGAGTCCCTCGCCTTCGAGAAGCTCCATGAGGAGAGCTACCGGCGCTTCGGCTTCCGGCTGGTGGAGGTCGCCCCGGCGACGGTGGAGGAGCGGGTGGAGCGGATCCTGGCGGAGGTGGGGGAGCGGTGA
- a CDS encoding BCCT family transporter, whose amino-acid sequence MSTTDTADLPPDSPHGPTSAEPPGADSRPDVPVVAIGVLGIVAVVLWASFGKSSFQSFSDTALPWVLENFEWLFVIAADVFLVLCVILAFSRFGRIKLARTAEDEPEFTDFAWVAMMFAAGMGIGLIFYGVGEPVAHYLSPPPSTDATAGTPEAAGRALEYSFFHWTLTPWAIYGVVGLSLAYTTFRLGRGNRISAVFVPLIGERRANGVVGRLLDLLAVFATVFGTATSLGIGALQIATGLQLTAGVENTTGLQLLIIVVLGAAFVVSAFTGLHGGVKWLSSVNLVMAALLMLFIFLVGPTVYILDAIPSSVGGYFNELISMATRTGAFTDSEWLGQWTIFYWAWWLSWAPFVGTFIARISKGRSIREFLLAVLLIPSGASAVWFCVLGGTGIRLDETGVVDMAEKESEGTEATLFSMLDALPLPEVTAWFAMVLIMMYFITSADSASLVMGSLTSRGALHPRAWLNVTWGVLMAAVAAALLIAGGLDSLQSATILVALPFVVVMLGLCWATVRELREDPTAGPRRHQALHGLRDAVRRMIGEAMSEGRVDTTAHPRLRRAARSRAQGDDGRSEAAPSDGGKRGQDPGQEPDHKE is encoded by the coding sequence ATGAGCACCACCGACACCGCCGACCTGCCCCCGGACAGCCCGCACGGCCCCACGTCCGCCGAACCGCCCGGCGCCGACTCCCGGCCGGACGTCCCGGTCGTCGCGATCGGCGTGCTCGGCATCGTCGCGGTCGTCCTGTGGGCGAGCTTCGGCAAGTCCTCGTTCCAGAGCTTCTCCGACACGGCCCTGCCGTGGGTGCTGGAGAACTTCGAGTGGCTCTTCGTGATCGCCGCCGACGTCTTCCTGGTCCTCTGCGTGATCCTCGCCTTCAGCCGCTTCGGCCGCATCAAGCTGGCGCGCACCGCCGAGGACGAACCGGAGTTCACCGACTTCGCCTGGGTCGCCATGATGTTCGCCGCGGGCATGGGCATCGGCCTCATCTTCTACGGCGTCGGCGAACCGGTCGCCCACTACCTGAGCCCGCCGCCCTCCACCGACGCCACGGCCGGCACCCCCGAGGCGGCCGGCCGGGCCCTGGAGTACTCGTTCTTCCACTGGACGCTGACCCCCTGGGCGATCTACGGCGTGGTCGGCCTCTCGCTCGCGTACACCACCTTCCGGCTCGGGCGCGGCAACCGGATCAGCGCCGTCTTCGTCCCGCTCATCGGGGAGCGGCGGGCCAACGGCGTCGTCGGCCGGCTGCTCGACCTGCTCGCCGTCTTCGCCACCGTCTTCGGCACGGCCACCAGCCTCGGCATCGGCGCCCTGCAGATCGCCACCGGCCTCCAGCTGACGGCGGGCGTCGAGAACACCACCGGGCTCCAGCTGCTGATCATCGTGGTGCTCGGCGCGGCCTTCGTCGTCTCCGCCTTCACCGGGCTGCACGGCGGCGTGAAGTGGCTCAGCTCGGTCAACCTGGTGATGGCCGCCCTGCTGATGCTCTTCATCTTCCTCGTCGGCCCGACCGTCTACATCCTCGACGCCATCCCCTCCAGCGTCGGCGGCTACTTCAACGAGCTGATCTCGATGGCCACCCGCACCGGCGCCTTCACGGACAGCGAGTGGCTCGGCCAGTGGACGATCTTCTACTGGGCGTGGTGGCTGTCCTGGGCGCCGTTCGTCGGGACCTTCATCGCCCGCATCTCCAAGGGGCGTTCCATCCGCGAGTTCCTCCTCGCCGTGCTGCTGATCCCCTCCGGCGCCTCCGCCGTGTGGTTCTGCGTGCTCGGCGGGACCGGCATCCGGCTGGACGAGACGGGCGTGGTCGACATGGCCGAGAAGGAGTCGGAGGGCACCGAGGCGACGCTCTTCTCGATGCTGGACGCACTGCCGCTGCCCGAGGTGACGGCATGGTTCGCGATGGTCCTCATCATGATGTACTTCATCACCAGCGCCGACTCCGCCTCCCTCGTGATGGGCTCGCTCACCAGCCGGGGCGCCCTGCACCCGCGCGCCTGGCTCAACGTCACCTGGGGCGTGCTGATGGCCGCCGTGGCCGCCGCGCTGCTCATCGCCGGCGGCCTCGACTCCCTCCAGTCGGCCACCATCCTCGTCGCCCTCCCCTTCGTCGTCGTCATGCTGGGCCTGTGCTGGGCCACCGTCCGCGAACTGCGGGAGGACCCCACCGCGGGGCCCCGCCGCCACCAGGCCCTGCACGGCCTGCGCGACGCGGTCCGCCGGATGATCGGCGAGGCCATGTCGGAGGGCCGGGTCGACACCACCGCCCACCCCCGCTTGCGTCGCGCGGCCCGCAGCCGCGCCCAGGGCGACGACGGCCGGAGCGAGGCGGCCCCGTCCGACGGCGGGAAGCGGGGCCAGGACCCCGGCCAGGAACCGGACCACAAGGAGTAG
- a CDS encoding LuxR C-terminal-related transcriptional regulator — MNETTAGGTEAAEGGSARRVRVVLVDDHRMFRTGVQAEIGQTEETGVEVVGEADDVDQAVTVITATRPEVVLLDVHLPGGGGVEVLRRCAPLMGAAERPVRFLALSVSDAAEDVIGVIRGGARGYVTKNITGADLVDSVFRVQDGDAVFSPRLAGFVLDAFASTDAPPVDEDLDRLTQREREVLRLIARGYAYKEVAKQLYISVKTVESHVSAVLRKLQLSNRHELTRWATARRLV, encoded by the coding sequence ATGAACGAGACCACGGCGGGCGGCACCGAGGCGGCGGAGGGCGGGAGCGCGCGGCGTGTACGGGTCGTCCTCGTCGACGACCACCGGATGTTCCGCACCGGCGTCCAGGCCGAGATCGGGCAGACCGAGGAGACCGGCGTCGAGGTGGTCGGCGAGGCCGACGACGTGGACCAGGCCGTCACCGTCATCACCGCGACCCGCCCCGAGGTGGTCCTGCTCGACGTGCACCTGCCGGGCGGCGGCGGGGTCGAGGTGCTGCGCCGCTGCGCCCCGCTGATGGGCGCCGCCGAGCGGCCGGTGCGGTTCCTCGCGCTCTCCGTCTCCGACGCGGCGGAGGACGTCATCGGCGTCATCCGGGGCGGCGCCCGCGGCTACGTCACCAAGAACATCACCGGCGCCGACCTGGTCGACTCGGTCTTCCGGGTGCAGGACGGCGACGCCGTCTTCTCCCCCCGGCTGGCCGGGTTCGTGCTGGACGCCTTCGCCTCCACCGACGCCCCGCCGGTCGACGAGGACCTGGACCGGCTCACCCAGCGCGAGCGCGAGGTGCTGCGGCTGATCGCCCGGGGCTACGCCTACAAGGAGGTGGCCAAGCAGCTCTACATCTCGGTGAAGACGGTCGAGTCGCACGTCTCCGCGGTGCTGCGCAAGCTCCAGCTCTCCAACCGCCACGAGCTGACCCGCTGGGCGACCGCCCGCCGACTCGTCTGA
- a CDS encoding ATP-binding protein, translating into MPDAAAGTIEQEREPRKLYRSSDGRWLGGVARGLAGHLGLPVFWVRLAFVALFVANGLGALLYAAFWSFVPLGVGGLSPQPPSAPAKADRGQLVALLALLVASMVFVASVDLNGTARAYLFPALLVGAGVAVVWRQADNARRARWAEAGLRRRNLTLARSAAGVLLVGAGVSGMFVLQGSAEHLGAVLQASLAVLVGVALLAGPWLVRMAQDLGQERLMRIRAQERAEVAAHVHDSVLHTLTLIQRNADRPAEVRRLARSQERELRNWLHRPEGSGRAAEDGPATLAEAVKRTAAEVEDKHGVPLEVVLVGDCPLDEPLPALVQAAREAMVNAAKYGGEGGPVQVFAEAAGEEVFVSVRDRGPGFDLDAVPADRMGVRESIIGRMERHGGTARLRSAPDGGTEVELEIRRTTAG; encoded by the coding sequence ATGCCGGACGCCGCAGCAGGGACCATCGAGCAGGAGCGGGAGCCGCGCAAGCTCTACCGCAGCAGCGACGGCCGCTGGCTGGGCGGAGTCGCGCGCGGCCTCGCCGGCCACCTCGGCCTGCCGGTCTTCTGGGTCCGGCTCGCCTTCGTCGCGCTCTTCGTCGCCAACGGCCTGGGCGCCCTGCTCTACGCCGCCTTCTGGTCCTTCGTACCGCTGGGCGTGGGCGGCCTCTCGCCGCAGCCGCCGAGTGCCCCGGCCAAGGCGGACCGGGGCCAGCTCGTCGCCCTGCTGGCGCTGCTCGTCGCCTCCATGGTCTTCGTCGCCTCGGTCGACCTGAACGGCACCGCCCGCGCCTACCTCTTCCCCGCCCTGCTGGTCGGCGCCGGTGTCGCCGTGGTCTGGCGGCAGGCCGACAACGCCCGCCGGGCCCGCTGGGCCGAGGCCGGGCTCAGGCGGCGGAACCTCACCCTGGCCAGGTCGGCGGCGGGAGTGCTGCTGGTCGGCGCCGGGGTCTCCGGGATGTTCGTCCTCCAGGGGTCGGCCGAGCACCTGGGCGCGGTCCTCCAGGCGTCGCTCGCGGTGCTGGTCGGGGTGGCGCTGCTGGCCGGGCCTTGGCTGGTGCGGATGGCGCAGGATCTCGGGCAGGAGCGGCTGATGCGTATTCGCGCCCAGGAGCGGGCCGAGGTAGCCGCCCACGTCCACGACTCGGTGCTGCACACCCTCACCCTGATCCAGCGCAACGCCGACCGGCCCGCCGAGGTCCGCCGCCTCGCCCGCTCCCAGGAGCGCGAACTGCGAAACTGGCTGCACCGGCCGGAGGGCTCGGGCCGCGCCGCCGAGGACGGGCCGGCGACGCTGGCCGAGGCGGTCAAGCGCACCGCCGCCGAGGTCGAGGACAAGCACGGCGTACCGCTGGAGGTCGTCCTGGTCGGCGACTGCCCGCTGGACGAGCCGCTGCCCGCACTGGTCCAGGCCGCGCGCGAGGCCATGGTGAACGCCGCCAAGTACGGTGGCGAGGGCGGGCCGGTGCAGGTGTTCGCCGAGGCGGCCGGGGAGGAGGTCTTCGTCTCCGTGCGGGACCGGGGCCCCGGCTTCGACCTGGACGCGGTCCCCGCCGACCGGATGGGCGTCCGCGAGTCGATCATCGGCCGGATGGAGCGGCACGGCGGCACGGCCCGGCTGCGCTCCGCGCCCGACGGCGGCACCGAGGTGGAGCTGGAGATCCGGCGGACGACGGCGGGATGA
- a CDS encoding PspC domain-containing protein: MTPPPTGATGAPPAPEPRTEERPPGFRRDRRHRKIGGVCAGLGLHYGLDPLIFRICLAVLSATGGVGLLFYGFAWLLVPYEGEEENEARRLLSGRVDGPALTAVLFALVGCGLLLSVINNGQLLWFAVLLGLLLAGAAHWSRTRPEQGERAQEGMPPEPQAPPVPDGPESWWRGPIVKDGTHDGATGYLWGPAALADGTGGAASTRARASGCGRRPADALAERPRRPRSLGFLTFLLACAAGTLTAFAGWHTQPLGTALQTGLAVALGVLGLGVAVSAFLGRTGLGTIFLAVLTAVALAGAANLPRDATTDWSSPTWRPADTAALRPDYRIGTGDATLDLSEVTVPRGERASVRARVATGHLRVLLPRTSTVDLTAESGIGTVHLPGDRDGGVSVGNDVSRKATYPAGDGGVLTVHVETGFGLTEVTRATP, translated from the coding sequence ATGACACCGCCGCCCACCGGAGCCACCGGTGCCCCGCCCGCCCCCGAGCCGCGCACCGAGGAGCGGCCCCCCGGCTTCCGCCGCGACCGGCGCCACCGCAAGATCGGCGGCGTCTGCGCGGGGCTCGGCCTGCACTACGGCCTGGACCCGCTGATCTTCCGCATCTGCCTGGCCGTGCTCTCCGCGACCGGCGGCGTCGGCCTCCTCTTCTACGGCTTCGCCTGGCTGCTCGTGCCCTACGAGGGCGAGGAGGAGAACGAGGCGCGGCGGCTGCTCTCCGGCCGCGTCGACGGGCCCGCGCTCACCGCCGTCCTCTTCGCCCTGGTCGGCTGCGGACTGCTCCTCTCGGTCATCAACAACGGCCAGCTCCTCTGGTTCGCCGTGCTGCTCGGGCTGCTCCTCGCCGGGGCCGCCCACTGGTCCCGGACCCGGCCCGAACAGGGCGAGAGGGCACAGGAGGGGATGCCCCCCGAGCCGCAGGCCCCGCCCGTGCCGGACGGACCCGAGTCGTGGTGGCGCGGCCCGATCGTCAAGGACGGCACCCACGACGGCGCCACCGGCTACCTCTGGGGCCCGGCCGCCCTGGCCGACGGGACGGGTGGCGCCGCCAGTACCCGGGCCCGCGCCTCCGGCTGCGGCCGGCGGCCCGCCGACGCGCTGGCCGAACGGCCGCGCCGCCCCCGCTCCCTGGGCTTCCTCACCTTCCTGCTGGCCTGCGCGGCGGGCACCCTCACCGCTTTCGCCGGCTGGCACACCCAGCCGCTGGGCACCGCGCTCCAGACCGGGCTCGCCGTCGCCCTCGGCGTCCTCGGCCTCGGTGTCGCGGTGAGCGCCTTCCTCGGCCGCACCGGGCTGGGCACGATCTTCCTCGCCGTGCTGACCGCCGTCGCGCTGGCCGGCGCCGCCAACCTCCCCCGCGACGCCACCACCGACTGGTCCTCCCCCACCTGGCGTCCCGCCGACACGGCCGCGCTCCGCCCCGACTACCGCATCGGCACCGGCGACGCCACCCTCGACCTGAGCGAGGTCACGGTGCCCAGGGGCGAACGCGCCTCGGTCCGGGCCCGCGTCGCCACCGGGCACCTGCGGGTCCTCCTTCCCCGCACCAGCACCGTCGACCTGACCGCGGAGTCCGGCATCGGCACCGTCCACCTCCCCGGCGACCGGGACGGCGGGGTGTCGGTCGGCAACGACGTCTCCCGCAAGGCCACCTACCCCGCGGGGGACGGCGGCGTCCTCACCGTCCACGTCGAAACAGGCTTCGGTCTGACGGAGGTCACCCGTGCTACGCCATGA
- a CDS encoding DoxX family membrane protein, giving the protein MAHGTLLEQPGGLGPRRGLRGTLRRYALLPLRAFLGVTFVHAGLDKLTDSAFLSATGPGSLGELLDAVHATAGAPFLVDLAQHSPVGFGYALALGELLVGLATLLGFRARVAAAGGALISLVLWLTVSWPTTPYYYGNDLAYLLAWLPLALAGAEHFSADEALRQRRRRGRDIGLGLGD; this is encoded by the coding sequence ATGGCACACGGCACCCTGCTCGAACAGCCGGGCGGCCTCGGCCCCCGGCGCGGCCTGCGCGGCACCCTGCGGCGGTACGCCCTGCTGCCGCTCCGCGCCTTCCTCGGCGTCACCTTCGTCCACGCCGGCCTCGACAAGCTCACCGACTCGGCCTTCCTCTCCGCCACCGGCCCCGGCTCCCTCGGCGAACTCCTCGACGCCGTGCACGCCACGGCGGGCGCCCCCTTCCTCGTCGACCTCGCCCAGCACAGCCCCGTCGGCTTCGGCTACGCGCTCGCCCTCGGCGAACTCCTGGTCGGCCTCGCCACCCTGCTGGGCTTCCGGGCCCGCGTCGCCGCAGCCGGGGGCGCCCTCATCTCCCTGGTCCTGTGGCTCACCGTCAGCTGGCCGACCACGCCGTACTACTACGGCAACGACCTGGCCTACCTGCTGGCCTGGCTGCCGCTGGCCCTGGCGGGCGCGGAGCACTTCTCGGCGGACGAGGCGCTCCGGCAGCGGCGGCGGAGGGGCCGGGACATCGGGCTGGGTCTGGGGGACTGA
- a CDS encoding SDR family NAD(P)-dependent oxidoreductase: MTMTGAGTTRQPLTVVTGGSRGIGAAVCARLAADGHDLVVGYRSDRAAAESVAERVRAAGRRALAVAVDTADAASVDALFDEAATLGPVTGLVNNAGTSGPVGRLADADPAGISRALDVNLLGYLLCARRAVRDLSASGGGALVNISSAAATLGSPGEYVHYAAAKAGVDTLTVGLAKEVADEGIRVNCVAPGVIWTGFHADPERPAKQGPGIPLGRAGQPEEIAGAVSWLLSPDASYTTGAVLRVAGGR, translated from the coding sequence ATGACGATGACCGGTGCCGGTACCACGAGGCAGCCCCTGACCGTGGTGACCGGCGGCAGCCGGGGCATCGGCGCCGCCGTCTGCGCCCGGCTCGCCGCCGACGGCCACGACCTCGTCGTCGGCTACCGGTCCGACCGGGCCGCCGCCGAGTCCGTCGCCGAACGGGTCCGCGCCGCCGGGCGCCGCGCGCTCGCCGTCGCCGTCGACACCGCCGACGCCGCCTCCGTCGACGCGCTCTTCGACGAGGCCGCCACCCTCGGCCCCGTCACCGGCCTGGTCAACAACGCCGGGACGAGCGGCCCCGTCGGTCGCCTCGCCGACGCCGACCCGGCCGGGATCTCCCGCGCCCTGGACGTCAACCTCCTCGGCTACCTGCTCTGCGCCCGCCGTGCCGTCCGCGACCTCTCGGCCTCCGGCGGCGGCGCACTCGTCAACATCTCGTCCGCCGCCGCCACCCTCGGCAGCCCCGGCGAGTACGTCCACTACGCCGCCGCCAAGGCCGGCGTGGACACGCTCACCGTCGGCCTCGCCAAGGAGGTCGCGGACGAGGGGATCCGCGTCAACTGCGTGGCCCCCGGGGTCATCTGGACCGGCTTCCACGCCGACCCCGAACGCCCCGCCAAGCAGGGGCCGGGCATTCCGCTGGGCCGCGCCGGGCAGCCCGAGGAGATCGCCGGAGCCGTCTCCTGGCTCCTGTCGCCCGACGCCTCGTACACCACGGGCGCCGTCCTCCGGGTCGCCGGAGGCCGCTGA